The following nucleotide sequence is from Mucilaginibacter sp. cycad4.
ATTGGTGCTGGGCGCAGCCCTCGCCTGTAAAGCATCACCATCCAAACCTGTTAAAGTAGCAGGTTCAAATGATTTACAGCCCGATGAACAGCAAAGCCTTGTTTGTAAGCAGGTAGCATCATTAATCTCCAACTATAACTATAAAAAAGTTCCGTTAAACGATTCAGTATCTGCTATCATTTATGACCGGTATATCAAATCGCTTGACGAAAACCACAGCTATTTTTTAGCATCTGATATCAAGGATTTTGAAAAATATAAAACCGTGCTTGATGATGATATTAAAGCCGGCAACCTGGCCGATGCTTTTTATATTTTCAACGTTTTTCAGAAAAGGTATATCGAGCATATAAAATATTCAATTGAGCAAATCAGCAAAAACTTTGATTTCAATAAAACTGAAACATTTGTTTATGATCGGGACAAACTGCCATGGATCGCTACACAAAGCGATATGGATGCCATGTGGACCAAGCGTGTTAAATACGATTTGCTGAACCTGAAACTGGCCAATGCAGATATGGCCAAAAACAAGGAAACCCTTAAAAAACGATATGAAAACCTGTTAACACAAAGCAACAAGCTATCAAACCAGGATGTTTTCCAGTATTTTATGGATGCCTTTACCGAGGCTATCGATCCGCATACCAATTACTTTAACCCGTCAAACGCTGCTAATTTCAATATCGAAATGTCGCGCCAGGTTGAAGGGATCGGTGCTTCATTACTGGTGGAAAACGAATACGTAACTATTAAAACGATTGTACCGGGCGGCCCGGCCGATAAAAGCCACCAGATAAGCGTTGACGACCGCATTGTTGCAGTAGCCCAGGGTAAAACCGGCGAATTCCAGAACGTGGTGGGATGGCGTGTTGATAATGCTATCGCCATCATCCGCGGTACTAAAGGCACCACGGTAAGGCTTGAAATATTGCCTGCCGGTGCAAACGCATCAAGCAAACCCAAAGTGGTTGAAATGGTACGTGAGAAGATCATCCTGAAAGATCAATCGGCCAAGAAGGAGATCCGTACTTATAACAGCAATGGTAAAACAGTTAAGATAGGCGTAATATCTATCCCTGCCTTCTACATTGATTTTAATGATTATAAAGCGGGTAACCCTAACTATAAAAGTACCACGCATGATGTTAAGGCGATCCTTGACTCATTAAAGAAAGAAAACGTAGACGGCCTGGTGATCGACCTGCGTGAAAATGGCGGTGGTTCATTGATGGAAGCTATTGAGCTTACAGGTTTGTTCATTAAAACCGGCCCGGTAGTACAGGTACGCGACACTAAAGACCAGGTTGAAATTGATAAAGACGAAGATGCGGATATTACCTACAGCGGCCCTATGGCTGTACTGGTTGACCGTTTCAGCGCCTCAGCTTCTGAAATTTTCTCAGGTGCTATCCAGGATTATGGCCGCGGGTTGATCCTGGGTACCCAAACCTATGGTAAAGGCTCGGTACAAAGCGCTATCGATCTTGACAGGGTGATAGGATCTTCGCTCCGCGATAAAATTGCAGGTGTAGTTGGCGGTGCTAAAAAAACAACCTCTACCGGCAGCCAAAGCACTTATGGCCAGCTTAACCTTACTATAGCTAAGTTCTATCGCATCAGCGGTAACTCAACCCAGCACAAGGGTGTAACACCAGATATCTCTTTTCCATCGGTTATTCCTTTGGATAAATATGGCGAAGATACTGAGCCTTCAGCGATGCCATTTGATGTCATTGCCAAAACAGATTATACCAAAACAGGCGATTTTACCGGTGTGCTGCCGCAATTGAAAAAATTGCACGATCAGCGTATGACCGGCAGCGATAGTTACAAATATTTGCTTGAAGATATTGCTGATTTTAAAAAGCACGATGCTGATGACAGCGTGTCCTTAAAAGAGTCGGATTTGAAGAAACAGCGTGACGATGATGAAACAAAAACATTTGAGCGTAATAACCTGCGCCGCGTAGCATTAGGCTTGCCAGCCCTTAAAAAAGGACAAACCAAACCTAAAAACGAAGACCTTGACTTTGTAAAACGCGAAGCCGGCCAAATCATGACCGATTATATCAGCCTTGATAACAAGTATACAAGTGTTGGCTCACAGCCGGTTAACTAAGCTAATTTAGATAATATGCAGCGCCCGGTATTGAAAGATGCCGGGCGCTTTTATTTACCTAATTACACTCTAACCCGTCATTGCGAGGTACGAAGCAATCCCAAACTTTACAGAGAGACTTTCAAAACGGCTCTACTAATCGGGGATTGCTTCGTACCTCGCAATGACGCTTTTATATTCACTCTGTAAAAATTGTCTGTCATTATAAAACCCTGTCGGCTAATACCCTTGCATTTTGTAAATTTGGCCTTTTATAAAAAATCGATACAACGTTGAAAAATAATATTCTTATTGTTGATGATGTGCACGCCATATTTATGGAGCAGGCCGAGGCCAAAGGTTATACCTGCGATTACCGCCCCCTGATTAAGGCTGACGAAGCTATGCAGATCATAGGCGACTATGCAGGCCTGGTGATCCGCTCAAAATTCAGGGTGGATCAAGCTGTGCTTGATGCTGCCACTAACTTACAATTCATAGCCCGCGCGGGCGCCGGTATGGATAATATTGATGAAGATTATGCTGCTCAAAAAGGCATAACCCTCATTAACGCACCCGAAGGCAACTCGGACGCCGTTGGTGAACATGCCATAGGTTTACTGCTGTCATTAATGAACAACCTGAACCGCGGCGATGCCGAAATTCGCGGGGGCAAATGGCAGCGCGAAGCTAACCGGGGTTACGAACTTAAAGGCAAAACCGTTGGTATTATTGGCTATGGCCACATGGGCAGCAGCTTTGCCCGTAAGCTTTCGGGCTTCCAGGTAAATGTGATTGCTTATGACAAATATAAAACCGGCTTCAGCGATAAATATGCGCGCGAGGTAAGCATGGAAGAAATTGTAAAGCACAGCGATGTGTTAAGCCTGCACATTCCGTTAACAACCGAAACCAATGGACTGGTTGATGATGAATACCTGTTCCATTTTAAAAAACCTATATTTTTCTTAAATACGTCGCGCGGCAAAACTGCTAAAGTAAGTGCCGTACTGAACGCCCTGCGCGAAGGCAAAATTTTAGGAGCAGGTTTAGATGTACTGGAAGTTGAAAAATTCCCTGCCCTTGCCGAACAACAATGGTTTGAGGAATTAAAACAAAGCGGCAAAGTACTGTTAAGCCCTCACGTTGCCGGCTGGACATTTGATTCATACCGGAAGATCAGCGAGGTAATGGCCGAGAAGCTGGTTGATTTGAAGGAGTAGGCAGGTTATCAGGCCACATATCTTTAATAATTTGACAGCGCATGAATGGCCGGTGAGCGGCACGAAAAAGAAATCGTCTACACCATGCATAGTTAATAAGGCATGGTGCAGAAGATTTCCGCTCACATACATTTCCGGGCTGGGTTTGTAGAAATGACAACCGGATATTTGATATATTCGTTACGCTGTTTCCTTGTACAATACCATGCCGGCGTGGTAAAACACGCCATCCCTGAAATCGCCTTCGGCGGTAAAGCCGGTATCATCAAGATATTCAACGTGGTTCCCTAATACGCTGTAATAACCTGTGTAGGCATTTTGTTTGTCGCCCCGGGCCTCAGTGTAGCGACCGTTAGGCAAAAATTCGTGACGGATAAACCCGTCGCGGGTAATCCACACACCTATATAATGGTGAGCATTTATTGTTGTATTGCTGTTGAAAGCGTTAGTTCTTTCCATGTTTCTAATTCGTTTTGAACGAATGCCAGCTTTTGTTCTGCCAGGCCATACGCATCCTCGCCCAAAAACAAATTAAGCGGCGGCTTGGCTTCTGTGGTTATGCTGATCATGGCTGCGGCTGCCTTTTCAGGGTCGCCGGCCTGTTGCTGGTCCATGTCGTTCTGGTGAAAATTAATTGCATCGCGTACATTCTGATAGTCGGCTATCTGGTTTTGAGGCACTGCCAATGAACCGGTTGAAAGGAAGTTAGTCCTGAAATAACCTGGCTGTACAATAGTAACCTTAATGCCAAAGGGCGCCACTTCGGCCGATAATGTTTCGGAGAAACCATTAACGGCAAATTTGGTAGCACAATAAATACCTGCACCCGCGAACGCCCCTGTGAATCCGCCTATCGATGATACATTTAAAATATGACCTGATTTTTGAGCACGCAAATAAGGCAGCACTTTGCGGATCACATTCAATGATCCAAATACGTTAACCTCAAAGTTATCACGGGCCTCGCGGTCGGTCAATTCTTCAATACCGCCCAATAAGCCGTAACCGGCGTTGTTGACAATAACGTCAATTTTTCCGAAGGTTTTTACAGTATGCTCAACCGCTTCCTGTACACTATCTTCGCTGGTTAAGTTAACGGCGAGTGGCAAAAACTGCTCGTTTTGCGTGTCAACTGCTTTGGTCAGATCGCTTAAATTGCGCGATGTAGCGGCTACTTTATAGCCTTCATTCAATAGCTTTTTTATTAAGGCAAGTCCCAGTCCTTTTGAGGCACCAGTTACAAACCATACTTTGTTGTTTTCCATATGTTGTATTTTGATAGATTTTGATTTTACTTGTTACGATTTTAGTGATTGTTTATGATTTTCACCTATTTTGACAGGATGACTGATATTAGCGTGTTTGCCCAAGCGGCCGTACCACCACCTCGTTAACAGAGATATTACCCGGCTGGCTTATAGCGTAAATCACCGCGTTGGCTATAGCCTCCTCATCAAGTTTTGGCATGTTGGCAAGGTTGCCGTACAAGCGCCTAATCTTCGGACTGGTAATGTCATACCCTAACTCGGATTTTGTAGCACCGGGGTAAATGGTTGTTACCTTAATGGTTTGGGCCACTTCCTCGCGCAGGGTTTCCATAATAGCCTTAACCGCGAATTTGGTGCCGCTGTAAACCCCGATGCCCGGCGAGGTTTTTAAACCGCCAACCGATGATGTGGAGAGGATATGCCCCTGGCCGCGTTCAAGCATGTGGGGCAGTACAGCATTAATCCCGTACAATACACCCTTAATATTAATGTCGATCATTTTGTCCCACTCATCAACATGACCTTCTTCAAAAAAAGATATGGGCATGATGCCGGCATTGTTCCACATTACATCAACGCGGCCAAATTTGGCTATGGCTTGTTGGATGACGTTATCCAGGTCGGTTCGCCTGGCAACATCAGTTAATACATAAATGGCATTTTCGCCAATTTCCTGTACCAGGTCTTTCAACTGACTTTCGCGGCGGGCAGCCAAAACCACTTTGGCTCCAAGTTGTGCCAGCTTGCGGGCAGCAGATGCACCGATGCCACTGCTGGCACCGGTTATTACAATCACTTTATCCTTGATACTTTCCATTTATTGTTTATATAGGTAGATATAGGGTAAACGGAATTAAATTTAGAAATCAGTTGAGCAGGTTACATCCTCCCACTGCCTTATTTCACTGTGTAAAGTATCAAGCTTTGCCAAAGCGCGATTGTATGCATCGCCGCCTAATAACAGGTATAATGGTGGGTTTTCTTCATAAACTGTGTTGATAATAGCAGTCGCCGCTTTTTCCGGGTCACCGGCTTGCTTGCCGTCCATTTTGAGATATTTGTTATGAGTGGCACGTACTTCTGTATAATCATCAATTTGATTGTCAGTAATTGAAAGTGACCCTGCAGTAAGAAAACTCGTGCGAAAAGCGCCCGGAGCAACTACGGTTACCTTAATGCCAAATTCTTTAACATCCGCAGCAAGTACTTCCGAAATACCGATCACCGCGTATTTAGCTCCGGCATAAATTGCCCAGCCTGTGTTGGCTGTAATACCGGCAATAGATGAAATGTTGATGATATGGCCTGAGCGCTGCCTACGCAGGTAAGGCATTACCGCACGGACCACGTTCAGCGTTCCAAATACGTTTACATCAAATGCCATGCGTGTTTCGGCATCACTAAGTTCTTCAATAGCGCCACCTATGCCATAACCGGCATTGTTGATAACTACATCGATACGGCCAAAAGCTTCATAAGTGTGTTGTAATGCGAGCGATACGCTGCTATCGTTTACCAGATCGACCTGTAGGGGTAAAAAACTATTGCTTGTTGTATTAACCGCAGCGGTTAATTCCTGTAAATTTCTGGAAGTAGCGGCAACAAGCTGTCCTGCACCCAGTAGTTGTTTTACTAAGCTGAGGCCAAAACCTTTCGAAGCCCCGGTAATAAACCATACTTTGTTGTTGTCCATAAAAATTGTTTGCTTTGTTTATTTGAGATAAAACAAAGTTACAGCAGCAACAAAGGGGGCGCATTACATTAATCAAACCAAAGGTTACAAAATTCAAACATTTCGAAATGAACTTGGCGTTTGTTGGGTTTGTTTCTTGAAAAAGTTATTAAAATGTGTAGGCTCCTCAAAGCCCAGGCAGTAGCCAATTTCAGAAATATTCCAGTCGGTATGCCTTAATAATGATTTGGCTTCGCTCAGCAGCCTGTCGGCAATATGATCGGTAGTGGTCTTGCCTGTGGTGTCGCGAATGGCCCTGTTGAGGTGGTTTACATGCACCGAAAGCCGTTGTGCAAAATCATTTGCCGATCGCAATGCAAACCGTTGCGAAGGGGTTTCAATAGGAAACTGCCGTTCCAGCAACTCGGTAAATACCGATGTTATGCGCGATTTGGCATCTACATGTTTATAAACATTTTCGGATGGTTCCGTTTTAAGCGCATAATAAATTACCTCCGTAACATAATTGCGGAGCAGATCATATTTAAAGGCATACTCGGTATTGATCTCAGACAGCATTTTCTGAAAAAGAGCGGTTACATAGGCATCCTGTTCATCATTTAAGGCGTAAACCGGCTTGGCATTAAGGCCAAACATCGGGAACTCGCTTAACCCTGTCCTGAATTTCTCCAGAAAAAACTCCTCGGTAAATATGCAGAAGAAACCTGTTCGATCATCAGACATGTGCTCAAATGTATAAGGTACCATGGCGCTGAAGAACATCAGCGTTGAGCCCGAAAGCTTGATACTTTTATCGGCATAGTGAATGATGTTATCGCCGCGCATCAGGCTGATCTTATAAAAGGTACGGCGGCTGTAGGTTACCTGCTTGGCGTTAGGGCCAATACAATCCTCTATCCTGAATACATTAAAGTGACCGATGCTTTGCTGAAGGTTACCGGGCAGCCAGTTAACCTTTCTTTGATAAAAATCTTGAAGTGTTTCTGCTTTCGACATGTAACAAAGTTACAAAAATCAAACCGAGGCGTCAAAACAAGGATAATTTATTGTTCTTTTGCAAATAAAAAAGCCTGTAAATCGATAATTTACAGGCTTTTAGGCAATTTTGACATCTTTTAGCGGAATGGACGGAACCGGTTTTGGCTAGCCTACTCACAACTATATACCTCATTGAGAAGTGATTATAAAATCAACTACCGCCCTTGTTACCCGAAAAGTTACCCTATAACTTTGGTTCTATTTTGACGATTCTTGGAAAGAACATGTTTCTTAATTCAAAATTAACGATTTTTTTTAACACTATGCAGTTTTTAGCCCCGCAATAATCATCTCAATTTCTCTCACTAAAAATAGTAACCCGGAATAAATTAAAAAAACGCACCCTCTTGCCAATTTGATTTATTCTACGTAAAGATATGAGCGGCATATTCACCAATTACCGGTAGCTTTTTTTGATCCATTGAGGTCGCTTATTTCTCATTTATAGCGTTGGTAGTTAACACTTCCGGTAGGTAATGACTACCCTACTCACCTAATATGCGATATAGTTCAAGATTTAAATAATAGTTATTCCCCTCCATGCTCCTCTTTTCAAGAATACGCATTTTGGCTAATTCATCTAGATATTTCCTCGCCGTATTTTCCGCATAAATCCCCGACGTTGTCAAGTGTTTCACCTTGGTATAAGGTTGGGTAAATAGTGCGTTTACCAATGATTCGGGCCGTGCTATATTTGAGTCGGCGACCACTGCCTGTAAAATCGAATCCTTTGCATTAATAATATCATTGATTTTGTCGTAGGTAAGGTTCGCTGTCGCTTCAATGGCTTTCAATATATAAATTAGCCAAGTTTTCCAATCCCCTCTTTGAGTTACTCCGGCCAGCCCGCTGTAGTAATCATCTTTATGATCCATGATATATTTACTTAAGAATAGGATAGGATAGTCCAATAAGCCCTTTTGTGTGAGGTAATGAATATTAAATATCCGGCCAGCCCGGCCATTCCCATCTGTGAAAGGGTGGATTGCCTCGAATTGCAAGTGTCCGATACCCATTTTCAGAAGCGGGTCTACCGGAAATTGTTTATCATCGTTTACAAATTCTATCAGGTTAGCTAGCTTCGCTTCGACAATACCCGGCCCCCTCGGAGGAGTATAAAATGCTTTACCGGCATTGGAGCCTGATCCTCCTTGTTTAATATATATTCCGGATGAGGGCAGGCGTATGCCATCGTTTAATTCTTTGATTTCTCTATATATGGATATAAAATATGCTTCGTCGAATGTATCGTTCCTTTTCAGATAATCGTATCCTTTCCAAAGTGCTTCCCGGTACTTCAGGACTTCTTTTGATGCCCCATGCAGCTGCTCTATACGCTGTTCGCTAAAAGCTTTATACAATTCATCATCAGTTGTAAAAATATTTTCAATAGCACTTGACGCTTTGGCCTCCTGCAAACTAATGGAATTAATGAGTAATCCCTGATTAGGAATTGCAATGCTTCGCCCTTGTAACCTCCCCAACGCGGCCTTTGCATTGCCTAATTGCGCATATACTTCTACGGTTTCGTAAAGGGTTTTATCTATAGGTAATTCGGGTAAACCGTTCCAAGGGATATTACGATCAGGATTAACTTGGTAGGGCATGCTATTGTTTTTATACATTAAAAATCAATAATTTTAATGTTAGAGTGGTTTTATGACATCAAATATACATATAATCAATAGGGCTAACATTAAAGTATTTAAATTTTAATGTTAGTCTACATTATGCCCTTTAAACAGGTACGCCTATCTATGCCTAACATCATTTTTTTTCTATTTTAATGTTAGGCGGGATAAACCGCACTTGATCGACCTACTTGCCAATCTTAAAAATGACCACCTTCAGTACTTGTATTTAAATCCCTACGGTGAGAAAATAATTGGTAAAAAGGGGGTTAGTGCTATTGATTCGTCCATATAGACAGGCAAACCGTAGTGCTGAAAAAGAGTGTGCTAAATAGTTTAGAGGCAATTGTTTTAAAAGCGATCAATTGCTTGTAATCAAATCGTCGGAATAAGCTAAACGTCCGAGTTCCCCTGATATGCTGTCGTTAAACCAAACAAACATGCTATCATATAACGCCATTATATTATTCCAATGTTTAAAGGATGTAAAAACGAATTTACTTATTCATTTCCAGTTACACGACGAAAAACGGCATCCCGGCGTTTCTTCCTGCGTAACAATATGCTAATGCCCCAATCAGCGCCTGCAGATGTAAAAAATATAAGACTGATCAACAACGAATTGCCGAGTCCCTTAACAAAAAGACGCTCCCCTATCAATAATAAACTTATTACCGAAAGAAATAAAGTGGTCTGACCGTGGCTTAAGCCAAATTTTAATAACCAGCGATGAATATGGTTCCGGTCTGCTTTAAAAGGAGATTTTCCTTTCGACAGCCTTAATAAAAAACCCTTAACGTATCAAACACAGGTCCAGCCAGGATCGCGATAACCATAGAGGCAATCCATTACTTGGCACCGTGCTTAACGAAATAAATTTCAGTGCCATTACCGCGGAAATCAAACCGATCATCAGGGCTCCGGTATCTCCCATGAAAATCTTGGCAGGTGCCAGGTTAAAACACAAAAAGCCAAGTATTGCACCCGACATAGTCAGACCAATTGCAGCAAGTTCGTATTGCCGGAGGTATATAAACAAAAATGCGAAAGTACAATTCACAATAATACCTGTTGTGGCAACTAAGCCGTCTATACCATCAATCAGATTAAAGGAATTGACAATCAACATAATCAGCAAAATTGATAATAAGGCACTTGGGATATAAGGCAAATTATAAATACCGAAGATACCGTACATACTGGTAACGCGGATATCGGCAGGCAAAACGACGCCCCCTGCGGCAAAAGCCTGAATCATAAATTTTGTGCTCGAATTTACTCCGTAAAGATCATCTTTTAATCCCATGGCAAACAAAATAATACATGCTGCCAACATATAATTAACCAGCAGTGATTTATCAATTATTCCAACTATAAGCAATGTGATATTGAAGCTGACAAAAATCGCCACGCCGCCAAGACGTGGTATCCCATGATCATGCTCCTTCCGGAAATGCCCGACATCGTCGCACAAATGCCAGGCCCGCGCTACGTGCAAAACAGATGGAATACACATCCGGGTGACCAAGGTTGATAAACCACAACGAGTAAATTGTAAAAAAAATGATACGGTCGTAAAAATTCAAGCATAAACCGTATTTGATTAGCGTAAAAACTATTGCATCTTAATTATCAACGTAAAATCGACGTCAGGTTTTCAAAAAAAATGTAAATACTGCCCCAATTTCCTGGCCGGCTTCAATAACAGCGCGACCAATGGAAATCTGATACCATTTTTACGCATTGCCCGCAAGTCCGAACTCCAGGCTTTCACCCTGCCTTTGAAACTACCGTTGCTTACCCCTCCCAAATGCATTTTCACCATCACCCTATTCAAATAAAAAATACTCGCGCGAAACCTATGCACAAATCTTACCATCAATTCGTAGTCAGCCGCAGAACCGTATTCCAGGCTGTAAAAACCATATTTTTCAAACAGATCGCGCTTACAATAAAAGGTAGGATGGGGGGGCATAAAACCCCGGTTAAAGGAACTTCTTCCACACTTGTGGCTTTTCCATCTACGGATGATTTTGCCTGATGAATTGATATAGTCAAGATTCCCGTAAATAACATCAACCGCATTCTCCGAAAAGCCGGTGGCTATCGCAGATATAACTTCCTGATCAGCAAAAAAATCATCAGCGTTGAGAGTACCCACTATTGTGCCTGTTGCTAAACGGATCCCCTTATTCATCGCATCATAAATACCATGATCTGGCTCGGATACCAAAATATTGATATGCGATTTATATTGGCTAATAATTTGCAAGGATCCATCGGTTGAGCCTCCGTCAATTATAATATACTCAATGTTATTGTAATCCTGACCGATGACTGATTCGATACATTTTTTTATAGTATCCTGTGCATTATAGATAATAGTGATAACCGAGATCTTCAACCTTGCAACTTTGGGAAAAATACAACGTATTAATACCCCGAAATTATGTAATTTTGACTTTGAAGCCTAATTATATTAAATATAACGTGGAACTTTATAGCTGAACATGCGCAATTATATACTTCCCTGCCTGATTATCGGGGTGCTTTTTTTATTCACCTCTTGCTCAAGCAAACAATATCAATATCTTTTTGAACAAAAGTATAATGTTACTGATACCGCATCAAAAGGAAGCGATGCTGCTACAGGCCCATACCGCATTAAAGCACAGGATATATTGCAGATCAGGAACCTGCAAAACATAAAGTATATAGTAGATGAAGCGCCCTCCTCTAATGCGGGCGGAGGGGGAGGCACTACCGGGCAAACGTTTCAGGTTGAAGACGACGGTACTGTTGCACTGCCTGTTATCGGCCACGTAAAAGTAGCAGGCCTTACCCGGCCCGAAGCTGCAAAACAAATTGAGGAACTTTACCGTAAAAACCTGCTGAAAGACCCCATAATTGAACTAAAGATAGTTAATCTTAAGGTAACCATACTTGGCGAGATAAAAGGGCAGGGAAACTATCCGTTAACAAAAGACAGGACCACTTTGGTTGAAATGATTGGAGAAGCAGGAGGCCTGACAGATAAGGCTAATGAAGCAAATGTAAAAATAATAAGAGGTGATCAAAGAAACCCGCAGATTACTGAAATTAACCTCCGGGATATCCAATCAATAAATGATCCCCGTGCCATACTTCAAAGCGGTGATGTTATTTATATAGCACAAAACAAGCGCGCCGTACGCAATGATAAATTGCAAAACCTGTCGGTAATAACGCAGCCGGTTTTACTGCTGCTTAATACCGCACTGATTATTTTTACGCTTTCTCATCGGTAAATGGAAGAGTTAGAAAAAGTACAAAGAAAGCTGCCCAACCAGGAAATTGATTATTTTAAGATCGGTAAAATACTATTCAGCCGCTGGTACTGGATATTAGCATCCGTCGTTATTACATCTGCTATTTCCTATACCTACCTGTGGTATACCCCTAAAAC
It contains:
- a CDS encoding polysaccharide biosynthesis/export family protein; the protein is MRNYILPCLIIGVLFLFTSCSSKQYQYLFEQKYNVTDTASKGSDAATGPYRIKAQDILQIRNLQNIKYIVDEAPSSNAGGGGGTTGQTFQVEDDGTVALPVIGHVKVAGLTRPEAAKQIEELYRKNLLKDPIIELKIVNLKVTILGEIKGQGNYPLTKDRTTLVEMIGEAGGLTDKANEANVKIIRGDQRNPQITEINLRDIQSINDPRAILQSGDVIYIAQNKRAVRNDKLQNLSVITQPVLLLLNTALIIFTLSHR